Genomic segment of Saccharomyces cerevisiae S288C chromosome XV, complete sequence:
cttttatatttgttcTGTGGGCGTTTTGAATTCTTATCACCTCCTTACGATATTTACAcgaataaaaaatcaaatcaCCATTACAGTCTCCGGCAACAAAATCAAAGGGACGAGACGTTTGATTGTCATCAAAACTGTATTTTGGGATGATGGGACTCATGGAGTATATTGAGCCTGTGTCGTTTGATTGTGCATTATCAAATGTGTGTAGTAGCGTAGCCATTTTTTCTGGCCCGCTGCTCAGGCACCAAAGTTTGATTTTTCTATCTAGACCACCTGTcacaaaaagaaagttgtTCTgttcatcaacaacaatGCCATTATTTATTCCATCGTGTACATTATCAGGACCACCCTCTTGTTCTTCCAATTCATAGTCATTTGACATTTCATAATGTATGGGCACTATGCACTTGATATAATCGTCGTGGTCACCGATTATTTTCTTATCCCAGGTAGTTAACTGCGCATTCACACTAATTAATACTATCGAAAAATCGTGACTTACTGATATGAATGTGTCCCCTGCAGATGGGtctgaatttttcatattaaCATGTATTAGATCGCTTGCCCAATCGCTATGAACTTGCATTCTTATCGCATCGTTTTTTATGGTAGTTGCAGCAGTCTCAGGCTCGTTCGAGAGCTGTGTGTTCTTGTGCAAAATTATGGAACCATCCCTTCCTGAAGTAAGAAAATAGTTTTTACCAGGTATATCCGGGTACAGAATCTTTGTTATCGGTAAGATGTGCGCATCTTGGGAAGTGCAGTAATCTGGGGAAATTAGGCCATAACTCACTGTCAACTGATTCATTATTACCTTTCTATTTTCTCCGGCTTTTTATTGGCTTGCTCTTCTAAAGTCAGAAAAGCGTAGATTTGCTAGAATGTATCGTTTCCTCGTTAGGAATGGCTTGAACTAATTCCTGTATCTATGCAATTGCAATCCAACTACACTTATACGACGTCAAAAGGAAGGGGCGGAGCGTTCTAATTGTAGTTGCAAAAAGCGATGTAGTCGTTCTTCAAGTAGTAATTAATACCAGGATAGGACACGGTGTTATGGTGCTGGTAGTTACTTGTTATAATGTTATTATTGGGCAAAAAGAGAGTTCACTGTTTAACAATAGCAATGGGGTTTTTTTCAGTATACATTTGAACTGCAATGGAATTTGGGCGGAGGGAGCAGTAAAGGGGCGATCagagttgaaaaaaaaatgctgcCGTAAAAAAAGCATGCACGTATACACTTGagtaaatatatttatgtaTTCATATCTCAAGATAAGATCATGATACATAAAAGCGATATAACGTCTTGAAGCTCAGGTAAGGGGCTAGTAGATGCAATgaatgacgatgaagataGAGCCCAACTGAAGGCTAGGCTGTGGATCCGTGTGGAAGAACGATTACAACAGGTGTTGTCCTCTGAGGACATAAAATACACACCGAGATTCATCAACTCATTGCTGGAGTTAGCATATCTACAATTGGGTGAAATGGGGAGCGATTTGCAGGCATTTGCTCGGCATGCCGGTAGAGGTGTGGTCAATAAGAGCGACCTCATGCTATACCTGAGAAAGCAACCTGACCTACAGGAAAGAGTTACTCAAGAATAAGAATTTTCGTTTTAAAACCTAAGAGTCACTTTAAAATTTGTATAcacttattttttttataacttatttaataataaaaatcatAAATCATAAGAAATTCGCTTATTTAGAAGTGTCAACAACGTATCTACCAACGATTTGACCCTTTTCCATCTTTTCGTAAATTTCTGGCAAGGTAGACAAGCCGACAACCTTGATTGGAGACTTGACCAAACCTCTGGCGAAGAAGTCCAAAGCTTCTCTGGTGTCAGCTCTGTTACCGACGTAAGAACCAACAATAGAGATGGACTTGACGACTTGGTTGAAGACATCAGAACAACACTTGGCACCAGCTGGCATACCGACCAAAACGGTGGTACCGTTAGCTCTAACGTATCTGGTAGAAGCTTCAATAGCGGCTTCGGAAACGGAAACGTTGATGACACCGTGAGCACCACCGTCAGTGGCCTTTAGAACAGCACCGACAATGTCCTTTTCCTTAGTGAAGTCAATGAAGACTTCACCACCGATGGATCTGAATAATTCTTCCTTACCTTCACCACCGTCAATACCCAAGACTCTGTAACCCATAGCCTTGGCGTATTGAACAGCCAAAGAACCTAGACCACCAGCAGCACCGGAGATAGCAACCCAGTGACCGGCCATCAAGTTAGCAGACTTCAAAGCCTTGTAGACGGTGATACCAGCACACAAGATGGGGGCGACTTGGGCCAAGTCGGTACCTTGAGGAATGTGAGCGGCTTGAACAGCGTCAGCGGTAGCGTATTGTTGGAAAGAACCGTCGTGGGTGTAACCAGACAAGTCAGCGTGAGGACAGTTGGATTCGTTACCCAATTCACAGTATTCACAGGCCATACAAGAACCGTTCAACCATTTGATACCGGCGTAGTCACCGATCTTCCAGCCCTTAACGTTTTCACCCATGCCGACAACGACACCGGCACCTTCGTGACCACCGACTAATGGTAGCTTAACTGGCAATGGCCAGTCACCGTGCCAAGCGTGCAAGTCAGTGTGACAGACACCAGAGTATTTAACGTTGATCAACAATTCGTTGGCCTTTGGCTTTGGAACTGGAATATCTTTGTATTCCAACTTACCGTGGGATTCGTAGAAGATAACACCTTTTTGAGTTTCTGGGATAGACATTGTATATGAGATAGTTGATTGTATGCTTGGTATAGCTTGAAATATTGtgcagaaaaagaaacaaggAAGAAAGGGAACGAGAACAATGACGaggaaacaaaagattAATAATTGCAGGTCTATTTATACTTGATAGCAAGACAgcaaacttttttttatttcaaattcaagtAACTGGAAGGAAGGCCGTATACCGTTGCTCATTAGAGAGTAGTGTGCGTGAATgaaggaaggaaaaagttTCGTGTGCTTCGAGATACCCCTCATCAGCTCTGGAACAACGACATCTGTTGGTGCTGTCTTTGTcgttaattttttcctttagtGTCTtccatcatttttttgtcattGCGGATATGGTGAGACAACAACGGGGgagagagaaaagaaaaaaaaagaaaagaagttgCATGCGCCTATTATTACTTCAATAGATGGCAAATGGAAAAAGGGTAGTGAAACTTCGATATGATGATGGCTATCAAGTCTAGGGCTACAGTATTAGTTCGTTATGTACCACCATCAATGAGGCAGTGTAATTGGTGTAGTCTTGTTT
This window contains:
- the MHF1 gene encoding Mhf1p (Component of the heterotetrameric MHF histone-fold complex; in humans the MHF complex interacts with both DNA and Mph1p ortholog FANCM, a Fanconi anemia complementation group protein, to stabilize and remodel blocked replication forks and repair damaged DNA; mhf1 srs2 double mutants are MMS hypersensitive; ortholog of human centromere constitutive-associated network (CCAN) subunit CENP-S, also known as MHF1) is translated as MNDDEDRAQLKARLWIRVEERLQQVLSSEDIKYTPRFINSLLELAYLQLGEMGSDLQAFARHAGRGVVNKSDLMLYLRKQPDLQERVTQE
- the ADH1 gene encoding alcohol dehydrogenase ADH1 (Alcohol dehydrogenase; fermentative isozyme active as homo- or heterotetramers; required for the reduction of acetaldehyde to ethanol, the last step in the glycolytic pathway; ADH1 has a paralog, ADH5, that arose from the whole genome duplication), yielding MSIPETQKGVIFYESHGKLEYKDIPVPKPKANELLINVKYSGVCHTDLHAWHGDWPLPVKLPLVGGHEGAGVVVGMGENVKGWKIGDYAGIKWLNGSCMACEYCELGNESNCPHADLSGYTHDGSFQQYATADAVQAAHIPQGTDLAQVAPILCAGITVYKALKSANLMAGHWVAISGAAGGLGSLAVQYAKAMGYRVLGIDGGEGKEELFRSIGGEVFIDFTKEKDIVGAVLKATDGGAHGVINVSVSEAAIEASTRYVRANGTTVLVGMPAGAKCCSDVFNQVVKSISIVGSYVGNRADTREALDFFARGLVKSPIKVVGLSTLPEIYEKMEKGQIVGRYVVDTSK